TTCGCGCCCAAAATATCCGAGAGATAGCCGCCCTCCTGCACGAACACGGTCGGCAAGCCTATCTTCGCGATGGCCTGGCCGATGCGACGGAAGCCCGGCGTGGTGACCGCCAATCCCTTCAGTGGATCGTGCTCGGAGGCGTCTAAGCCGAGCGCGATGACGAGCGCGCCCGGCGCAAACGACTCGATCGCCCTGCGCGCGACGTCCAGCGCCAGCATGTAGGCATCATCGCCGGTGCCAATGGCCAGCGGGATGTTGAGATTGGCGCCGAGGCCAGGCCCCTCGCCGCGCTCATGGGCATAGCCCCACACGTATGGATAATAGGCAACTGGATCGGCATGGATCGAGATCGTGTAGACGTCCGGCCGCGCGTAGAAGATTCCCTGGGTGCCGTTGCCGTGATGGACGTCGACGTCGAGGATGACGACGCGCTCGTGCTTCTGGCGCAGATGCGCCGCCGCGATCGCGCTGTTGTTGAGGAAGCAGAAGCCGCCGGCCATGTCGCGATAGGCGTGATGGCCGGGCGGACGGCAGAGCGCATAGGTCGCATCCTCGCCGTCCATCACCATCTGCGCCGCCGTGACTGCGACGTCGGTCGCGGCACAGGCGGCGGCCCAGGTGCCCGGGCCGATCGGCGCGGCGGTGTCGGCGGTGTGCCAGCCGAGCTTGCCGACGATGTGCGTCGGATAGGTCGCAGCGTGGCGCACCGGGTGGATGTTG
This genomic stretch from Bradyrhizobium sp. CCGB12 harbors:
- a CDS encoding histone deacetylase family protein, with the protein product MKAVHTELHRSHDPQFFLVRGVVKRTTEQPERADRLLKGLKDGKHQLVEPTTFGQGPRARIHSPEYLSFLSEAWDAWTALGDSGPEMIGNIHPVRHAATYPTHIVGKLGWHTADTAAPIGPGTWAAACAATDVAVTAAQMVMDGEDATYALCRPPGHHAYRDMAGGFCFLNNSAIAAAHLRQKHERVVILDVDVHHGNGTQGIFYARPDVYTISIHADPVAYYPYVWGYAHERGEGPGLGANLNIPLAIGTGDDAYMLALDVARRAIESFAPGALVIALGLDASEHDPLKGLAVTTPGFRRIGQAIAKIGLPTVFVQEGGYLSDILGANLTSVLAGFEEAR